Proteins from a genomic interval of Desulfofustis limnaeus:
- a CDS encoding response regulator, with product MTSLPKALVVDNNPVLLKAIATLVEREGCSVRAVENGLQALEILKTVAIDIIFTDLVMPLVGGDQLCRIIRQTPALQHIFIVIISALPAAEAERLMAATPCDISIAKGSLADMRSSIRQALEQFRHRSGESAWGPRTHESLPGDLQPHGQSIAGEILAEKIHREEIVACLSEGVIELNAQGTVVEVNRAALHILGLGIAEVVGVDVDQLGWGEHAAAVAQWVQRELREKGMAGLTIGDDRPISRGGKVLTMTLLAVTGASYFGICIVRDITRQHRAEQYQQKMDQALRLVKKMDALSGMAGGVAHDFNNLLAVMCGALDVALFAVDDGDPQLAKEKVVQAKLSAQSAVELVRRISQSSSYGIIDRERTGVGPFLRSAVTTYPGEMPVSVSYSVADQTDMVLLDRQQMTTAIHNLLQNSVEAGGSEILVRIEPCRIEQPLVSSGHYVPVGNYVQVDVIDDGSGIEPRHITEIFDPYFSTKERGVAKGMGLGLAVVYSTLRNHGGYVVVTSEWGHWTRVSLYLPVARLSDGPVSEPATLAGMNVLLVEQDDQAGTVATAMLEYLGVTVFPVETTERAHALCHRLVEQGERLVGALINLESDEDPKAIALCQQVRAEHPEAVIIATGGSPLGPVMTDSRRYGFSNALPKPYGLDDLRSLLASVKRS from the coding sequence ATGACCAGTCTCCCGAAGGCCCTGGTGGTTGACAACAACCCCGTTCTCCTCAAGGCGATCGCGACCCTCGTCGAGCGGGAAGGGTGTTCAGTGCGGGCGGTGGAAAACGGTTTGCAGGCGCTGGAAATCCTCAAGACCGTTGCCATCGATATCATCTTCACCGATCTTGTCATGCCCCTGGTCGGCGGTGATCAGCTCTGCCGCATCATTCGACAAACCCCGGCGTTGCAGCATATTTTCATCGTCATCATTTCGGCGCTGCCGGCCGCCGAGGCCGAGCGACTGATGGCCGCCACTCCCTGTGACATCAGCATTGCCAAGGGGAGCCTAGCGGATATGAGAAGTTCTATTCGCCAGGCCCTCGAACAGTTTCGTCACCGTTCCGGCGAATCGGCATGGGGTCCAAGAACGCACGAGTCGCTGCCTGGTGATCTGCAACCTCACGGACAAAGCATTGCCGGCGAAATACTGGCAGAGAAAATCCATCGCGAAGAAATCGTAGCCTGCTTGTCAGAGGGAGTGATCGAACTGAATGCCCAGGGGACCGTCGTGGAGGTGAACCGGGCCGCCTTGCACATCCTCGGGCTTGGTATCGCCGAGGTCGTCGGAGTCGACGTTGATCAACTCGGCTGGGGTGAACACGCTGCGGCGGTGGCTCAGTGGGTGCAGAGAGAGCTGCGGGAAAAGGGCATGGCTGGGCTGACGATCGGTGATGATCGGCCGATCAGTCGGGGCGGCAAGGTTTTGACCATGACCTTGCTGGCCGTTACCGGAGCCAGTTACTTCGGCATCTGCATCGTCCGCGATATCACCCGGCAGCATCGGGCCGAGCAGTACCAGCAGAAAATGGACCAGGCCCTGCGGCTGGTCAAAAAGATGGATGCCCTTTCCGGTATGGCCGGTGGTGTCGCCCACGATTTCAACAATCTGCTGGCGGTCATGTGCGGTGCGCTCGATGTGGCGCTTTTTGCCGTCGACGACGGAGATCCCCAGCTGGCCAAGGAAAAGGTGGTCCAGGCAAAACTGTCAGCCCAGTCGGCGGTCGAACTGGTGCGCCGGATATCGCAATCGTCGTCCTACGGGATTATCGACCGGGAACGTACGGGAGTGGGTCCCTTTCTCAGGAGCGCTGTTACCACCTATCCGGGCGAGATGCCGGTCAGCGTTTCCTATTCGGTTGCCGACCAGACGGACATGGTGCTTCTGGATCGGCAGCAGATGACCACGGCCATCCACAACCTCCTGCAAAACAGTGTGGAGGCCGGAGGCAGTGAAATCCTGGTGCGCATCGAACCCTGCAGGATAGAGCAGCCGCTCGTTTCTTCGGGTCACTACGTTCCGGTCGGAAACTATGTGCAGGTGGATGTCATCGACGATGGATCGGGCATCGAGCCGCGTCATATTACTGAGATTTTCGACCCCTACTTTTCGACGAAGGAGCGGGGTGTGGCCAAGGGAATGGGGCTCGGCCTCGCGGTTGTCTATTCCACCTTACGCAATCACGGTGGCTATGTGGTGGTAACCTCGGAATGGGGGCATTGGACCCGGGTGTCCCTATACCTCCCCGTCGCCAGGCTGAGCGACGGACCAGTGTCCGAGCCGGCAACGTTGGCCGGCATGAATGTCTTGCTGGTGGAACAAGATGATCAGGCCGGCACGGTGGCAACCGCCATGCTCGAATACCTGGGCGTCACCGTGTTTCCCGTTGAGACGACCGAACGCGCTCACGCCCTGTGTCATCGTTTGGTTGAACAGGGAGAGCGGCTGGTCGGAGCCTTGATCAACCTTGAGTCGGATGAAGACCCGAAGGCCATTGCCCTTTGTCAGCAGGTGCGGGCCGAGCATCCGGAAGCGGTGATCATCGCCACCGGTGGTTCACCGCTCGGACCGGTCATGACCGACAGCCGCAGATACGGATTTTCCAACGCCTTGCCTAAACCCTACGGGCTTGACGATCTGCGTAGTCTCCTCGCCTCGGTTAAGCGCTCCTGA
- the hrpA gene encoding ATP-dependent RNA helicase HrpA — MEFSYPADLPIAPFLPEIGALLAEHQVVVIAGETGSGKTTQLPKLCYQLAPDHPGMVGCTQPRRIAATTVAQRVREELAGHGYLVGCKIRFHDQTSRQTRIKFMTDGVLLAETRRDPFLHRYRVIIVDEAHERNLNIDFLLGYLRRLLKKRRDLQVVITSATIDTEAFAAHFDNAPVLRVDGKIHPVEIVYLPPEREEEEASYVDQCVAAVDTICSSYPPGDMLVFLPTERDIRTCCETLRGRLPQRAVLPLFGRLQASDQQRIFKPHHQPKIVVASNVAETSLTVPGIRYVVDSGLARISTYNARSRTVNLPVTAISQANCDQRAGRCGRTGPGVCFRLFSEDDYRNRPAFAVPEIQRSNLAEVILQMIALKLGDPVAFPFLDPPKPLAIREGYRMLRELGAIDDGGRLTEYGSIMAQLPIDPVISRIIIEAEKNNCLTETVIIAAALALQDPRVRPADKEQAADQAHAAFADPRSDFIMLLTIWRRCFAEMGSFSWSALKRFCSRHYLSFQRMREWIDLHEQLTRLLQTHHRFRFNTSEASYEALHRSVLAGLFRQCARKKSGTVFHGIGNREIVLFPGSCAQRANADWIMAGSVIETSRLFALTVAAIEPEWIEAAAREFCSYSWTNPRWQKRSGQVIGDETVSLYGLTLISGRQVNFGSRDPKNQREARHIFIEHALVAGQISGSYPFLTRNRALLQQWREAEAKLRKRDVVIDDTVVHDFYDDRLPPQVYDRRSLLKALKQGSQDHLLMTQQDILLRTPHERDLLDYPQKLRHGSLELPLTYHFEPGSAHDGVTVLVPQEVLDALKPELFDWLVPGLLTEKTTFLIKGLPKRLRKQLIPINEAVDRLLDSMEIGNGNYLRALAAAITKHYRVSVTPEDWPTDLPEHLRMRFCVVDPAGREMRSGRDLRSLQQQGRHGAPDRPPAKLSARDQEAVERLRHQRFTTWDFATIRPRLDLVDEQGRTVGGLYGALDILPDDQGVRVVYRPDPTDARRTNRDGAHRLLQLAFREQDRDVRRYLKTTLTGPSTGWLAEIHGSSTGARHAIQRFVMHLLAPEKYDILTDRPAFDQTVKRLATLGYFASARRIIDLIMTLVRLRREITTHIATEEQAYPRSAGDFALLHSHLQLILPERFLDFFTEPELGDAERFLKGLLIRVERARHNLVKDREKQQKFTPYLERGHALRAALDSAEPACHQLYRDYCRLVLEYGLTLFSPEIRSKTKVSEKILRQSWQELTAQGAGLEPAAPGNQP; from the coding sequence ATGGAGTTTTCCTACCCAGCGGACCTGCCCATCGCCCCATTTCTTCCGGAAATCGGGGCGCTGCTTGCAGAACACCAGGTGGTCGTCATCGCCGGCGAAACCGGATCAGGCAAGACCACCCAGTTACCAAAACTCTGTTACCAACTCGCTCCCGACCACCCCGGCATGGTGGGATGCACCCAGCCGCGGCGCATCGCCGCCACCACCGTCGCGCAACGGGTCAGGGAGGAATTGGCAGGGCACGGCTATCTGGTGGGGTGTAAAATCCGTTTCCATGACCAGACAAGCAGGCAGACCCGCATAAAATTCATGACCGATGGCGTCCTGTTGGCTGAGACAAGACGCGACCCCTTTCTTCATCGGTATCGCGTCATTATCGTCGATGAGGCCCACGAACGCAACCTCAACATCGATTTTCTCCTCGGCTATCTGCGCCGATTGCTGAAGAAACGCCGGGATCTGCAGGTCGTCATCACCTCAGCGACCATTGACACCGAGGCCTTTGCCGCCCATTTCGACAACGCCCCGGTGCTGCGTGTCGACGGCAAAATCCATCCGGTGGAGATCGTCTATCTCCCCCCGGAGCGAGAGGAAGAGGAGGCGTCTTACGTGGATCAGTGCGTGGCGGCGGTGGACACCATCTGCTCATCGTACCCGCCGGGCGATATGCTCGTTTTCCTGCCGACCGAAAGAGACATCAGAACCTGTTGTGAGACCCTGCGGGGGCGATTGCCGCAACGAGCGGTCCTACCGCTCTTCGGCCGACTGCAGGCCAGCGACCAGCAACGGATCTTCAAGCCGCACCACCAACCGAAGATCGTCGTAGCCTCCAACGTCGCCGAAACCTCGCTGACGGTGCCCGGTATCCGCTACGTCGTCGACTCCGGTCTGGCGCGGATCTCCACCTACAACGCCCGCTCACGGACCGTCAACCTGCCGGTCACCGCCATTTCCCAGGCGAACTGCGACCAACGGGCCGGACGGTGCGGCCGCACCGGGCCGGGCGTCTGTTTCCGTCTTTTCAGCGAGGATGACTATCGTAATCGTCCGGCCTTTGCCGTTCCGGAGATACAACGATCCAACCTGGCCGAGGTCATCCTCCAGATGATTGCCTTGAAACTGGGCGACCCGGTGGCCTTCCCCTTTCTTGACCCACCCAAACCACTGGCCATCCGGGAAGGCTATCGAATGCTCCGGGAACTAGGGGCGATCGACGATGGGGGACGATTGACCGAATACGGTTCGATCATGGCCCAGCTGCCCATCGACCCGGTCATCTCCCGCATCATCATCGAGGCCGAGAAGAACAACTGCCTCACCGAGACGGTTATCATCGCCGCCGCGCTCGCTCTCCAGGACCCGCGGGTCCGACCGGCCGACAAGGAACAGGCGGCGGATCAGGCCCATGCCGCCTTTGCCGACCCCCGTTCCGACTTCATCATGCTGCTCACCATCTGGCGACGCTGTTTTGCAGAAATGGGCAGCTTCTCCTGGTCGGCGCTGAAACGGTTCTGCTCCCGGCATTACCTCTCTTTTCAGCGAATGAGGGAATGGATCGATCTGCATGAGCAGCTGACCAGGCTGTTACAGACCCACCACCGCTTTCGCTTCAACACGAGCGAGGCCAGCTACGAGGCCCTGCATCGCTCGGTGCTGGCCGGACTTTTCCGTCAATGTGCACGAAAAAAAAGCGGCACCGTTTTCCACGGGATCGGCAACCGGGAGATCGTGCTCTTTCCCGGAAGCTGCGCCCAGCGCGCCAACGCGGACTGGATCATGGCCGGGTCTGTTATCGAGACGTCAAGGCTCTTCGCCCTGACTGTCGCCGCTATCGAGCCGGAATGGATCGAGGCCGCCGCCCGCGAATTCTGTTCGTATTCCTGGACCAATCCCCGCTGGCAGAAGCGAAGCGGTCAGGTCATCGGCGACGAAACGGTGTCTCTCTATGGCCTGACGCTGATCAGCGGACGCCAGGTCAATTTCGGCAGCCGCGATCCGAAAAACCAGCGGGAGGCGCGGCACATTTTCATTGAACACGCGCTCGTGGCCGGCCAGATCAGCGGCTCCTATCCCTTTCTCACCCGTAACCGGGCCTTGTTACAGCAGTGGCGCGAGGCCGAGGCAAAGCTGCGCAAGCGGGATGTGGTCATCGACGATACGGTCGTCCACGATTTCTATGACGACCGTTTACCGCCCCAGGTCTATGATCGGCGTTCGCTGCTCAAGGCCCTGAAACAGGGGAGCCAGGATCATCTGTTGATGACCCAGCAAGACATTTTGCTGCGGACCCCGCACGAGCGTGACCTTCTCGACTACCCACAGAAACTGCGGCACGGCTCGCTCGAACTCCCGCTCACCTATCATTTCGAACCGGGCAGCGCCCACGACGGAGTGACGGTGCTGGTTCCCCAGGAAGTACTGGACGCCTTGAAGCCGGAGCTGTTCGACTGGTTGGTCCCGGGGTTGCTGACGGAAAAGACGACGTTTCTCATCAAGGGCTTGCCCAAGCGCTTGCGCAAGCAACTGATCCCGATAAACGAGGCGGTCGATCGTTTGCTCGATTCCATGGAGATCGGCAACGGCAACTATCTGCGCGCGTTGGCCGCCGCCATCACGAAACACTATCGGGTCTCGGTCACACCAGAGGACTGGCCGACGGACCTGCCCGAGCACCTGCGCATGCGTTTTTGCGTTGTCGACCCGGCCGGCAGGGAGATGCGGTCGGGCCGGGACCTGCGCTCCCTGCAGCAGCAGGGACGACACGGCGCGCCCGATCGCCCACCCGCGAAACTGTCCGCCCGGGATCAAGAGGCGGTTGAACGCTTGCGCCACCAGCGTTTCACCACCTGGGACTTCGCGACCATCCGGCCCCGTCTCGACCTCGTCGACGAGCAGGGAAGAACCGTCGGCGGCCTCTATGGTGCACTCGACATACTGCCGGACGATCAAGGGGTGCGGGTGGTCTATCGCCCTGATCCGACCGACGCCCGGAGAACCAACCGGGATGGCGCCCATCGCCTGCTGCAGTTGGCTTTTCGAGAACAGGACCGGGATGTCCGGCGCTACCTCAAAACGACGCTGACCGGCCCGTCTACAGGCTGGCTGGCAGAGATCCACGGGTCAAGCACCGGGGCGCGACACGCCATACAACGCTTCGTCATGCACCTTTTGGCCCCCGAAAAATACGACATCCTGACGGACCGACCGGCATTTGATCAGACGGTGAAGCGGCTTGCCACGCTGGGCTACTTCGCTTCAGCGCGCCGGATCATCGACCTGATCATGACGCTCGTGCGGTTGCGCCGGGAAATCACGACCCACATCGCCACGGAGGAGCAAGCCTACCCACGATCGGCCGGTGACTTCGCCCTCCTGCACAGCCATCTGCAGTTGATCCTCCCAGAAAGATTCCTCGATTTCTTCACCGAACCGGAGTTGGGAGATGCAGAGAGATTCTTGAAAGGATTGTTGATCAGGGTCGAACGAGCCCGCCATAACCTGGTCAAGGACCGGGAAAAACAGCAGAAGTTCACCCCGTACCTGGAGCGTGGCCACGCCCTTCGCGCTGCTCTTGATTCCGCCGAGCCGGCCTGTCACCAGCTCTATCGAGACTACTGCCGGCTGGTCCTGGAGTATGGTCTCACCCTCTTCTCGCCGGAAATCAGAAGCAAAACCAAAGTGTCGGAAAAAATCCTGAGGCAATCCTGGCAGGAGTTGACGGCACAAGGCGCCGGCCTCGAACCGGCGGCGCCGGGAAACCAGCCATGA
- a CDS encoding gluconeogenesis factor YvcK family protein, with protein MDRDFTEKNRELIDQLGARNLAPLELLPHRNLREKLVDLVLNDVPKLADYRSSVAFTQLRQNLVETKTDDLRVVVFGGGTGLSNIIGGDCRQKGWARRPFEGLKQVFPRTSAIVCVTDDGGSTGELLKDMPVIAVGDIRHVLLSSIQLERLQKQYDLTVAEATSLAGELSTLFNYRFSGCPSTARELLEQSGMVSARVPAAIRRYVEQALTFCLSDATCRQTVQRSHCLGNLIVVSALCRRLPPGVLQQEPETLANRYGDLIYAGLADCAFVFGAAPRAVEPCTATPAQLRFVYGDGVQVRGEKKSSEARRGFPIDRVHVDFCSTPYVPATLLEQIGNADILIMAPGSLYSSIIPVMQVPGIAEAVKNNRHALKLLIANLWVQEGETDRSNLDPERKFHVSDMIRAYDRNVPGGIRGLFDQILCLSLQDIPGSVIQNYAVEGKSPIYLDRDVLEKEGFETVECGFYSRAALHERQVIQHDPHVVAQTVKTLYLAEALFSRVGVVRGAKSRAVTETEGGVERYTVTLPSYKYRHISQRLHQLTIDAGPDTIDFDVEDVRDRLVEMIWYHQDIPCRHLDLVSGITCVRAEHWPRDQRWDNVFSFYEPSNSRIYLRQDRLEDSKKLEIAFLIALGQSLLGDYALEKRIEPLLDGGCTLGRVYHLKLRRADARACYFSDTELGEFLQLARMKELEPGHFTRVINDQEGFTPPGLLMGLMYAWYLDNRLASHIEYKMSILKIRQSDLIPEQIRTRQRRVGLTDFFRAAVFGKHDD; from the coding sequence ATGGATAGAGATTTTACCGAGAAGAACCGGGAGTTGATCGATCAGCTGGGGGCCAGGAACCTGGCTCCCTTGGAGCTGTTGCCGCACCGGAATCTGCGCGAGAAACTGGTTGACCTGGTGCTCAACGATGTACCCAAGCTGGCCGACTACCGTTCCTCCGTGGCCTTCACCCAGTTGCGGCAGAATCTGGTGGAGACCAAGACCGACGATCTGCGGGTGGTGGTGTTCGGCGGCGGTACCGGCTTGTCCAACATAATCGGCGGAGATTGCCGGCAGAAGGGCTGGGCTCGCCGGCCCTTCGAGGGGCTCAAACAGGTCTTTCCCAGGACCTCGGCCATCGTCTGTGTTACCGATGACGGTGGCTCGACCGGGGAGTTGCTCAAGGACATGCCGGTCATCGCCGTGGGCGATATTCGTCATGTGTTGCTGTCTTCCATCCAACTGGAGCGCCTACAGAAACAATACGATCTTACCGTGGCCGAGGCGACGTCCCTGGCCGGGGAGCTGTCCACCCTGTTCAACTACCGGTTTTCCGGTTGCCCCAGCACGGCGCGCGAACTGCTCGAGCAGTCCGGCATGGTCTCGGCCAGGGTACCGGCGGCGATCAGGCGCTATGTCGAACAGGCACTCACCTTTTGCCTCAGCGATGCGACCTGTCGGCAGACGGTGCAGCGTTCGCATTGTCTGGGTAACCTGATCGTGGTCTCGGCGTTGTGCCGCCGGCTGCCGCCGGGGGTATTGCAGCAGGAGCCGGAAACCCTGGCCAATCGCTACGGCGACCTGATCTATGCCGGCCTGGCCGATTGCGCCTTTGTCTTTGGCGCCGCTCCTCGTGCCGTCGAACCCTGTACCGCCACACCGGCTCAGCTTCGATTTGTCTACGGTGACGGGGTCCAGGTCCGCGGCGAAAAAAAATCGAGCGAGGCCCGACGGGGATTTCCCATCGACCGGGTCCATGTGGATTTCTGCAGTACCCCCTATGTGCCGGCGACCTTGCTGGAACAAATCGGCAACGCCGATATCCTGATCATGGCCCCGGGGAGCCTGTACAGCTCGATCATTCCCGTGATGCAGGTACCGGGCATCGCAGAGGCGGTCAAAAACAACCGGCACGCCCTGAAACTGCTCATTGCCAACCTGTGGGTCCAGGAAGGAGAGACGGATCGAAGCAACCTGGATCCGGAGCGTAAGTTCCATGTCTCCGACATGATCCGGGCCTATGACCGGAACGTGCCCGGTGGCATCCGTGGGCTCTTCGACCAGATTCTCTGTCTCTCCTTGCAGGATATTCCCGGATCGGTCATTCAGAATTACGCAGTGGAAGGCAAGAGTCCCATCTACCTCGATCGAGACGTCCTTGAAAAAGAGGGCTTCGAGACGGTCGAGTGCGGCTTCTATTCCCGGGCCGCACTCCATGAACGACAGGTCATTCAGCACGATCCGCACGTGGTGGCGCAGACCGTGAAGACACTCTATCTGGCCGAAGCACTGTTCAGCCGGGTCGGAGTAGTACGGGGCGCAAAAAGTCGGGCGGTGACGGAGACGGAAGGTGGTGTCGAGCGCTACACGGTCACCTTGCCGTCGTACAAGTATCGGCACATCTCGCAGCGACTGCACCAGTTGACCATCGATGCCGGGCCGGATACGATCGATTTCGACGTGGAGGACGTCCGTGATCGGCTGGTGGAGATGATCTGGTACCATCAGGACATTCCGTGCCGTCATCTGGACCTGGTGAGCGGCATCACCTGCGTCCGGGCCGAGCATTGGCCGCGGGATCAGCGGTGGGATAATGTCTTTTCCTTTTATGAACCGAGTAACAGCCGCATCTATCTGCGTCAAGATCGGCTGGAAGACTCAAAGAAACTGGAAATTGCCTTCTTGATCGCCCTCGGTCAATCCCTGTTGGGCGACTACGCTTTGGAAAAGCGTATCGAACCGCTCCTTGATGGTGGCTGCACCCTGGGCCGGGTTTATCATCTCAAACTACGGCGTGCCGATGCGCGGGCCTGCTACTTCTCCGATACCGAGTTGGGCGAGTTCCTGCAGCTGGCCCGGATGAAAGAGTTGGAACCGGGACATTTCACCAGGGTGATCAACGATCAGGAGGGATTCACCCCGCCCGGTCTGCTGATGGGATTGATGTATGCCTGGTACCTCGACAACCGGTTGGCCAGCCATATCGAATACAAAATGTCCATTTTGAAGATTCGCCAATCGGATTTGATCCCCGAACAGATTCGGACGAGACAGCGCCGGGTCGGACTCACCGATTTTTTTCGTGCGGCGGTTTTCGGTAAACACGACGACTGA
- a CDS encoding response regulator — MKVLVIDDEPAIRDILRTWLGKAGITVFEAANGLEGMQVQENTPVDLLICDLIMPVQEGIETITSFRQRYPVVGIIAISGGGRLLPDSYLELAQQLGAWKVFRKPLDLSAIVQAVQEWCGQKGATSDR, encoded by the coding sequence ATGAAAGTTCTGGTCATCGATGATGAACCGGCAATCCGCGACATCCTGCGGACCTGGCTGGGCAAAGCCGGGATAACGGTATTTGAGGCGGCCAACGGGCTCGAAGGGATGCAGGTTCAGGAAAACACACCGGTGGACCTGCTGATCTGCGACTTGATCATGCCGGTACAGGAAGGGATCGAGACCATAACCTCCTTCCGGCAACGCTACCCGGTGGTCGGCATCATCGCCATCTCCGGAGGCGGGCGCCTGCTGCCCGATTCCTATCTGGAGCTTGCCCAGCAACTCGGGGCCTGGAAGGTCTTTCGCAAGCCCCTGGACCTGTCTGCCATCGTTCAGGCCGTACAGGAGTGGTGCGGACAGAAAGGAGCGACCTCGGACCGATGA
- the galU gene encoding UTP--glucose-1-phosphate uridylyltransferase GalU has translation MDVRKAVIPVAGLGTRFLPATKAIPKEMLTIVDRPTIQYIVEEVVNSGIEQIIFVTSEGKSAIENHFDYNFHLDAVLREKNKTALGKELDMISNLIDIVSVRQKKPLGLGHAIWTARHIVGNEPFMVCLGDDLVLSEVPCARQMLDLYRDVGESIVAVQRVPANRTFQYGIVEGEPNGRERTFKVSRMVEKPAPGTTDSDLAIIGRYILNPEIFEILSKTTPGHGGEIQLTDALLALSKRREMYAYEFVGTRFDAGDKFGYLKAIIAYAMRHNDLGEPFKAYLKEIAQTL, from the coding sequence ATGGACGTTCGTAAAGCCGTTATTCCCGTGGCCGGGCTGGGAACCAGATTCCTGCCGGCAACCAAGGCCATTCCCAAAGAGATGTTGACCATCGTCGATCGGCCGACGATTCAGTATATCGTAGAAGAAGTCGTCAACTCGGGGATCGAGCAGATCATCTTCGTCACCAGCGAGGGGAAATCGGCCATCGAGAATCATTTCGACTACAACTTCCACCTGGATGCCGTCTTGCGCGAGAAAAACAAGACTGCTCTGGGCAAGGAACTCGATATGATCTCAAATCTCATTGATATCGTATCGGTGCGGCAGAAAAAACCGCTCGGTCTCGGACATGCCATCTGGACGGCGCGCCACATCGTCGGCAACGAGCCCTTCATGGTCTGTCTCGGCGACGATCTGGTCCTCAGCGAAGTCCCCTGTGCCAGGCAGATGCTCGATTTGTATCGTGATGTGGGAGAGTCGATTGTGGCGGTGCAGCGGGTCCCGGCGAACCGCACTTTCCAATACGGTATTGTCGAAGGTGAGCCGAACGGTCGAGAGCGGACTTTTAAAGTGTCACGAATGGTGGAAAAACCCGCTCCGGGAACGACTGATTCGGATCTCGCCATCATCGGCAGGTATATCCTCAACCCCGAAATTTTCGAGATCCTCAGCAAGACCACCCCGGGCCACGGCGGTGAGATCCAGTTGACCGATGCGCTGCTGGCCCTGTCTAAACGGCGGGAGATGTATGCCTATGAATTCGTCGGGACCCGTTTCGATGCCGGCGACAAATTCGGCTACCTCAAGGCCATTATCGCCTACGCCATGCGGCATAACGACCTTGGCGAGCCGTTCAAGGCTTACCTCAAAGAGATAGCCCAGACCTTATGA